In a genomic window of Demequina muriae:
- the ruvX gene encoding Holliday junction resolvase RuvX — MDRGVRLGVDVGTVRIGIAASDPDGLMAFPVTTVTRGDGDVDQVAAIVDERAVARVYVGLPRKLSGKDGASAAFAHEFAAALAERCDAVVRLVDERFSTATAQHAMRQAGRNSRQQRQVVDQAAAVVILESALDIERQGNLDRVTYEPDPKGNDD; from the coding sequence GTGGACAGGGGAGTGCGGCTCGGCGTCGACGTGGGCACGGTCCGCATCGGCATCGCGGCATCGGACCCGGACGGGCTGATGGCCTTCCCCGTCACCACGGTGACCAGGGGCGATGGCGACGTCGACCAGGTGGCGGCGATCGTGGATGAGCGCGCGGTCGCCCGCGTCTACGTGGGGCTGCCCCGCAAGCTCTCGGGCAAGGACGGCGCAAGCGCGGCGTTCGCCCACGAGTTCGCCGCCGCCCTGGCGGAACGCTGCGACGCGGTGGTTCGTTTGGTGGACGAGCGGTTCTCGACCGCGACAGCGCAGCACGCCATGCGTCAAGCGGGCAGGAACTCGCGTCAGCAGCGTCAGGTCGTCGACCAGGCGGCCGCCGTCGTGATCCTGGAGAGCGCGTTGGATATCGAACGACAGGGGAACCTCGATAGGGTGACCTACGAGCCGGACCCTAAGGGGAATGATGACTGA
- the mltG gene encoding endolytic transglycosylase MltG, with translation MTDLFHAQTETTTTSLDMRRLQRQKRRQTRQKWTLVVSAVALVVLAIGGSIAYNFLGSFESESTEIADYEGAGQGVVQVVVEQGDTGADIAQTLFESGVVASPESFIREANASADAGRITPGYYFLQREMKAEFALLALLDPGNKNELTITIPEGRTVDSYFEAIANLTDYSKSDIEAVAEDTDALGLPEEADGILEGWLFPATYTFTPDAQPADILAEMIEATVNVLERNGVEQDRWMEVMTVASIIEREARLEEDRPMVGGVIYNRLDIDMRLEMDSTVKYISPSEGVFTSSEERAIDDPYNTYMYTGLPPSPIAAPGEAAIKAAADPAQHDFLFFVTVNTDTGETRYAETFDEHQDNVALLQEWAQAKAAEAEDAEGATD, from the coding sequence ATGACTGACCTCTTCCACGCCCAGACCGAGACGACGACCACGTCGCTCGACATGCGGCGACTGCAGCGACAGAAGCGACGCCAGACGCGTCAGAAGTGGACCCTCGTGGTGTCCGCGGTCGCGCTCGTCGTGCTCGCGATCGGCGGATCGATCGCGTACAACTTCCTGGGCAGCTTCGAGAGCGAGTCCACCGAGATCGCCGACTACGAGGGTGCCGGCCAGGGCGTGGTGCAGGTGGTCGTCGAACAGGGCGACACAGGCGCGGACATCGCGCAGACGCTGTTCGAGTCAGGCGTGGTCGCTTCCCCCGAGTCCTTCATCCGCGAGGCGAACGCCAGCGCGGACGCCGGCAGAATCACGCCCGGCTACTACTTCCTGCAGCGCGAGATGAAGGCCGAGTTCGCGCTCCTGGCGCTGCTGGACCCGGGAAACAAGAACGAGCTCACCATCACCATCCCCGAGGGCCGCACCGTCGATTCGTACTTCGAGGCCATCGCCAACCTCACGGACTACTCCAAGTCCGACATCGAGGCGGTCGCCGAGGACACCGACGCACTGGGGCTGCCCGAGGAGGCCGACGGCATCCTCGAGGGCTGGCTGTTCCCCGCGACCTACACGTTCACGCCCGACGCTCAGCCGGCGGACATCCTCGCCGAGATGATCGAGGCGACGGTCAACGTGCTCGAGCGCAACGGCGTGGAGCAGGACCGCTGGATGGAGGTCATGACGGTGGCCTCGATCATCGAGCGCGAGGCGCGCCTCGAGGAGGACCGTCCCATGGTGGGTGGCGTCATCTACAACCGCCTGGACATCGACATGCGGCTCGAGATGGACTCGACGGTGAAGTACATCAGCCCGTCGGAGGGCGTGTTCACGTCGTCCGAGGAGCGCGCGATCGACGATCCTTACAACACGTACATGTACACGGGCCTGCCGCCGTCGCCCATCGCCGCACCGGGTGAGGCGGCCATCAAGGCGGCCGCTGACCCGGCCCAGCACGACTTCCTGTTCTTCGTGACGGTCAACACCGATACGGGCGAGACCCGGTATGCGGAGACGTTCGACGAGCACCAGGACAACGTGGCGCTCCTCCAGGAGTGGGCGCAGGCCAAGGCGGCCGAGGCCGAGGACGCAGAGGGTGCCACCGACTAG
- the alaS gene encoding alanine--tRNA ligase produces the protein MRTADIRQRWIDFFESKGHHIAPSASLVSPDPSLLFTVAGMVPFIPYIIGSQTSAHPRVASVQKCIRTKDIEEVGKTTRHGTFFQMLGNFSFGDYFKQGAIEMAWELLTGSEDEGRYGFDPETLWVTIWEQDDEAEAALLEVGLPAERIVKLPREEIFWDTGQPGPAGPCAEWHVDRGPEFGPDYDPASGAAGWTDEIGDRYLEIWNLVFDQFLRGPGSGKDYPLIRELDQKAIDTGAGLERIAFLKQGVSNMYEIDEVFPVIEKAQELSGRQYKANGEDDVRMRVIADHVRSAMMLMHDGVVPGNEGRGYVLRRLLRRTVRAMRLLGVEDPSLTILMDTSYRAMSASYPELSGSIDRITGIAGSEEESFRRTLTQGTTMLDTAVAKAKTAGTSALSGKDAFQLHDTYGFPIDLTLEMAAEQGVSVDEAGFRSLMAEQRDRARADAKAKKGGHADVSVYQAVGAQTPTTFRGYDELALVSTVVSVIKDGVSVPVATTGDTVEVILAQTPFYPESGGQDADTGEIRGANATLTVIDVQKPVADVIVHTVTVDEGEIAVGDQVSAEVDPVNRRLASKAHSATHLIHAALHEVLGNEATQAGSYNKPGYMRLDFAWRQGISHSAREEIEGIANRAIREELPVGTQVMSLDEARSLGAMALFGEKYGDRVRVVEIGGPFSRELCAGTHVDNSAQIGLLSVTSEGSVGSGARRIEALVGADAFQNLAAERSIVSELSTTLKARPEELTDRIGALLTRLSDAEKQLSQYRQQAMQQVAAQLVGTADDVAGIRLVAHESTTAADGDDLRTLVTDVRARLGESEPTVVAASAAINGRPQIVIATNQAARDAGVRAGDLVKAASAALGGGGGGKPDLAQGGGQDASKIPDALVAVRDAVASR, from the coding sequence ATGCGCACCGCTGACATTCGCCAGCGCTGGATCGACTTCTTCGAGTCGAAGGGCCACCACATCGCCCCCAGCGCATCGCTCGTCTCTCCTGACCCCAGCCTGCTGTTCACCGTCGCAGGCATGGTCCCGTTCATCCCGTACATCATCGGGAGCCAGACCTCCGCCCACCCACGCGTTGCGTCTGTCCAGAAGTGCATCCGCACCAAGGACATCGAAGAGGTGGGCAAGACCACCCGCCACGGCACGTTCTTCCAGATGCTGGGCAACTTCTCGTTCGGCGACTACTTCAAGCAGGGCGCGATCGAGATGGCCTGGGAGCTGCTCACCGGCTCAGAGGACGAGGGCCGGTACGGCTTCGACCCCGAGACCCTGTGGGTCACCATCTGGGAGCAGGACGACGAGGCTGAGGCCGCGCTGCTCGAGGTGGGACTCCCCGCCGAGCGCATCGTCAAGCTTCCCCGCGAGGAGATCTTCTGGGACACCGGCCAGCCCGGGCCTGCCGGACCGTGCGCCGAGTGGCACGTGGACCGCGGCCCCGAGTTCGGCCCCGACTATGACCCTGCGTCAGGCGCGGCGGGCTGGACCGACGAGATCGGCGACCGTTACCTCGAGATCTGGAACCTGGTCTTCGACCAGTTCCTGCGTGGCCCCGGCTCCGGCAAGGACTACCCGCTGATCCGCGAGCTGGACCAGAAGGCGATCGACACCGGCGCCGGCCTGGAGCGCATCGCGTTCCTCAAGCAGGGCGTGTCGAACATGTACGAGATCGATGAGGTGTTCCCCGTCATCGAGAAGGCCCAGGAGCTGTCCGGCCGCCAGTACAAGGCGAACGGCGAGGACGACGTCCGCATGCGCGTCATCGCCGACCACGTGCGCTCGGCCATGATGCTGATGCACGACGGCGTGGTGCCCGGCAACGAGGGCCGTGGCTACGTGCTTCGCCGCCTGCTGCGCCGCACCGTGCGGGCGATGCGTCTGCTGGGCGTCGAGGACCCGTCGCTGACCATCCTGATGGACACGTCCTACCGCGCCATGAGCGCCTCGTACCCCGAGCTCTCCGGCTCGATCGACCGCATCACGGGCATCGCGGGCTCCGAGGAGGAGTCGTTCCGCCGCACCCTCACGCAGGGCACCACGATGCTGGACACCGCGGTGGCGAAGGCGAAGACCGCCGGCACCTCCGCGCTCTCCGGCAAGGACGCGTTCCAGCTCCACGACACCTACGGATTCCCCATCGACCTCACCCTCGAGATGGCGGCCGAGCAGGGCGTGAGCGTCGATGAGGCCGGCTTCCGCTCGCTCATGGCCGAGCAGCGCGACCGTGCGCGGGCCGATGCGAAGGCCAAGAAGGGCGGGCACGCGGACGTCAGCGTCTACCAGGCGGTGGGCGCCCAGACCCCCACGACGTTCCGTGGCTATGATGAGCTCGCGCTCGTGAGCACCGTGGTCTCGGTGATCAAGGACGGCGTCTCCGTGCCGGTCGCGACCACGGGGGACACGGTCGAGGTCATCCTCGCGCAGACCCCGTTCTACCCGGAGTCGGGCGGCCAGGACGCCGACACCGGCGAGATCCGCGGCGCCAACGCGACCCTCACTGTGATCGACGTGCAGAAGCCCGTCGCCGATGTCATCGTGCACACCGTCACGGTCGACGAGGGCGAGATCGCCGTCGGGGACCAGGTCTCTGCCGAGGTCGACCCTGTCAACCGTCGCCTCGCCTCCAAGGCTCACTCCGCGACGCATCTGATCCATGCGGCGCTCCACGAGGTGCTGGGCAACGAAGCGACTCAGGCGGGCTCGTACAACAAGCCCGGCTACATGCGCCTGGACTTCGCGTGGCGTCAGGGCATCTCGCACAGCGCCCGCGAAGAGATCGAGGGCATCGCCAACCGCGCCATCCGCGAGGAGCTGCCCGTCGGCACGCAGGTGATGAGCCTGGACGAGGCGCGCAGCCTGGGCGCCATGGCGCTGTTCGGCGAGAAGTACGGCGACCGCGTGCGCGTGGTCGAGATCGGAGGTCCGTTCTCGCGCGAACTGTGCGCGGGCACCCACGTCGACAACTCGGCGCAGATCGGCCTGCTCAGCGTGACGTCCGAGGGCTCGGTCGGATCGGGCGCTCGCCGCATCGAGGCCCTGGTGGGCGCGGACGCGTTCCAGAACCTCGCGGCCGAGCGGTCGATCGTCAGCGAGCTGAGCACCACGCTCAAGGCGCGCCCCGAGGAGCTCACCGACCGCATCGGCGCACTGCTGACGCGCCTGAGCGACGCCGAGAAGCAGCTGTCGCAGTACCGCCAGCAGGCGATGCAGCAGGTGGCGGCGCAGCTGGTGGGCACCGCGGACGACGTCGCGGGAATCCGCCTCGTGGCGCACGAGTCCACGACGGCGGCGGACGGGGATGACCTCCGCACGCTGGTGACGGATGTGCGCGCGCGACTGGGCGAGTCCGAGCCCACCGTCGTCGCCGCATCGGCCGCCATCAACGGCCGGCCGCAGATCGTGATCGCGACCAACCAGGCAGCCCGCGACGCCGGCGTGCGCGCCGGCGACCTCGTCAAGGCCGCATCGGCCGCGCTGGGAGGCGGGGGCGGGGGCAAGCCGGACCTCGCCCAGGGCGGCGGCCAGGATGCGTCCAAGATTCCCGATGCTCTCGTCGCGGTGCGCGACGCGGTGGCCTCCCGCTAG
- the rpsD gene encoding 30S ribosomal protein S4, whose amino-acid sequence MTSVQRARRQVRLSRALGLALTPKAVKHFEKRPYPPGEHGRTARRKESDYAVRLREKQRLRAQYGLREKQMTRVFEEARKEPGLTGEAFVELLEMRLDALVLRSGFARTILQARQSVLHRHIMVDGKIVDRPSFRVKPGQTIQVKPKAVTMEPYMAAAAGAHRDVLPELPDYLEVKLEKLSAQLVRRPKRAEVPVTCEVQLVVEFYAR is encoded by the coding sequence TTGACTTCAGTTCAGCGCGCGCGCCGCCAGGTGCGCCTGTCCCGCGCCTTGGGTCTCGCATTGACCCCCAAGGCCGTCAAGCACTTCGAGAAGCGCCCCTACCCTCCGGGCGAGCACGGCCGCACCGCGCGCCGCAAGGAGAGCGACTACGCCGTTCGTCTGCGCGAGAAGCAGCGTCTGCGCGCTCAGTACGGTCTCCGCGAGAAGCAGATGACGCGCGTCTTCGAAGAGGCTCGCAAGGAGCCGGGTCTGACCGGTGAGGCTTTCGTCGAGCTGCTCGAGATGCGTCTCGACGCTCTCGTGCTCCGCTCCGGATTCGCCCGCACCATCCTGCAGGCGCGCCAGTCGGTGCTGCACCGTCACATCATGGTCGACGGCAAGATCGTCGACCGCCCGTCGTTCCGCGTGAAGCCGGGCCAGACCATCCAGGTCAAGCCCAAGGCCGTCACGATGGAGCCCTACATGGCCGCCGCCGCCGGCGCACACCGCGATGTGCTGCCGGAGCTGCCCGACTACCTCGAGGTCAAGCTCGAGAAGCTGTCGGCTCAGCTGGTTCGCCGTCCCAAGCGCGCCGAGGTCCCCGTGACCTGCGAAGTGCAGCTGGTCGTCGAGTTCTACGCGCGTTAA
- a CDS encoding replication-associated recombination protein A, whose amino-acid sequence MDLFESTERTGTGVPEAGPNAPLAVRMRPRTLDEVVGQSHLLTDGAPLRRLVQEGSSATSVILWGPPGTGKTTLAYLVAGNRPFVELSAVTAGIKDVRAVIDASRRRVTTGERETVLFIDEIHRFTRTQQDALLPAVENRWVTLIGATTENPSFSVVGPLLSRSLLLTLQPLTSDDLGALLDRAVADERGLGGRVALAPEARAHMLRVAGADARKALTLLEAVADAAMSAGGDPPTISGELTERAMDSALVAYDKSGDQHYDVISAFIKSVRGSDVDASLHYLARMIVAGEDPRFLARRLVILASEDVGLADPQALVLAQAAADAVSFIGMPEGRIPLAEATAYLATAPKSNRAYAAINAAIADVKAGKAGVVPTHLRDAHYSGAERLGHGTSYEYSHDAPGGVAAQEYLPDSLQGARYYRPTEFGFERTLSERLTRIREMLGRGTGA is encoded by the coding sequence ATGGACCTCTTCGAATCGACTGAGCGCACCGGCACGGGCGTTCCCGAGGCGGGGCCGAACGCACCCCTCGCGGTGCGGATGCGCCCCCGCACGCTCGACGAGGTCGTGGGCCAGTCTCACCTGCTGACGGACGGCGCTCCGCTGCGGCGGCTGGTGCAGGAGGGATCGTCCGCCACCTCGGTGATTCTGTGGGGTCCGCCTGGCACGGGCAAGACGACCCTCGCGTACCTCGTCGCGGGCAACCGGCCATTCGTCGAGCTGTCGGCGGTCACGGCGGGCATCAAGGACGTGCGCGCGGTGATCGATGCGTCGCGACGTCGAGTGACCACGGGCGAGCGCGAGACCGTGCTGTTCATCGACGAGATCCATCGCTTCACGCGCACCCAGCAGGACGCGCTGCTGCCGGCCGTCGAGAACCGGTGGGTCACGCTCATCGGCGCCACGACCGAGAACCCGAGCTTCTCCGTGGTGGGGCCGCTGCTGTCCCGGTCGCTGCTGCTGACGCTGCAGCCCCTCACGAGCGACGACCTCGGCGCGCTGCTCGACCGCGCGGTCGCCGACGAGCGCGGGCTGGGAGGCCGGGTCGCCTTGGCCCCCGAGGCGCGTGCCCACATGCTGCGGGTGGCAGGGGCCGATGCGCGCAAGGCTCTGACTCTTCTCGAAGCGGTGGCCGATGCGGCCATGAGTGCCGGGGGAGACCCACCCACCATCTCGGGCGAGCTGACCGAGCGGGCGATGGATTCGGCGCTCGTCGCGTACGACAAGTCGGGCGACCAGCACTACGACGTGATCAGCGCCTTCATCAAGTCGGTGCGCGGCTCGGACGTCGACGCGTCGCTGCACTATCTGGCGCGCATGATCGTGGCGGGGGAGGACCCGCGATTCCTCGCGCGACGGCTGGTGATCCTCGCCTCGGAGGATGTCGGACTCGCGGACCCCCAGGCGCTCGTGCTCGCGCAGGCCGCCGCGGACGCCGTGAGCTTCATCGGCATGCCGGAGGGACGCATCCCCCTGGCCGAGGCGACGGCATACCTGGCGACGGCGCCCAAGTCGAACCGGGCGTACGCGGCCATCAACGCCGCGATCGCGGATGTGAAGGCGGGCAAGGCTGGTGTGGTGCCGACCCACCTCAGGGACGCGCACTACTCCGGGGCGGAGCGGCTCGGCCACGGCACGAGCTACGAGTACTCGCACGACGCTCCTGGCGGCGTCGCCGCGCAGGAGTACCTGCCCGATTCGCTCCAGGGCGCGCGCTACTACCGACCCACCGAGTTCGGCTTCGAACGCACGCTGTCGGAGCGCCTCACCCGCATTCGCGAGATGCTCGGGCGCGGCACCGGTGCATGA
- a CDS encoding shikimate dehydrogenase — MPPTSVGSGAIRRAGVLGHPIEHSLSPLLHRAAYEALGLDWEYDAHDVTEEQLPAFISALDGRWSGLSLTMPLKIAATQLVDFVEPMAKLVGAINTVLVQPVADGRQLVGANTDVHGIVAALREGGVERADAGVVVGGGATATSALAALGRIGVTRPIVVVRSRARAGALMRAATKMGVEPRFVSFEDAPSYLERAVAVVSTVPADAGEGLAHALAEAGRPLHDGAVLLDAVYSPLDTPLGIAWEQAGGTFVRGTRMLLHQAGEQVRLMTGREAPLDAMGSALDGAVHRG; from the coding sequence GTGCCACCGACTAGCGTCGGCAGCGGTGCGATCCGCCGCGCCGGCGTGCTCGGTCATCCGATCGAGCACTCGCTGTCGCCGCTGCTGCATCGCGCCGCGTACGAGGCACTCGGCCTGGACTGGGAGTACGACGCCCACGACGTGACCGAGGAGCAGCTCCCGGCGTTCATCAGCGCGCTCGACGGGCGGTGGAGCGGGCTGTCGTTGACGATGCCGCTCAAGATCGCGGCCACGCAGCTGGTCGACTTCGTGGAGCCCATGGCCAAGCTGGTCGGCGCCATCAACACCGTGCTGGTGCAGCCCGTCGCCGATGGTCGGCAGCTCGTGGGGGCCAACACCGACGTGCACGGCATCGTCGCCGCGCTGCGTGAGGGCGGTGTCGAGCGGGCCGATGCGGGAGTCGTCGTGGGCGGGGGAGCGACGGCGACGTCGGCGCTGGCGGCGCTGGGACGCATCGGCGTCACCCGGCCCATCGTCGTGGTGCGGTCCCGGGCCCGAGCCGGCGCGCTGATGCGCGCCGCCACCAAGATGGGGGTCGAGCCCCGGTTCGTCTCCTTCGAGGATGCCCCGTCCTACCTTGAGCGGGCAGTCGCCGTGGTGTCCACGGTTCCGGCCGATGCGGGGGAGGGCTTGGCGCATGCGCTCGCCGAGGCGGGGCGCCCGCTGCATGACGGGGCCGTGCTGCTCGACGCGGTGTACTCGCCTCTGGACACCCCGCTGGGTATCGCGTGGGAGCAGGCGGGTGGAACGTTCGTGCGCGGCACCCGGATGCTGCTTCACCAGGCAGGGGAGCAGGTGCGACTCATGACCGGCCGGGAGGCGCCGCTCGACGCCATGGGCTCCGCGTTGGATGGGGCCGTTCACCGCGGTTGA